A genomic region of Salvelinus alpinus chromosome 12, SLU_Salpinus.1, whole genome shotgun sequence contains the following coding sequences:
- the LOC139535879 gene encoding uncharacterized protein, translating to MTDHHLKLNLGKRELLFLPGKDCPFHDLAITVDNSIVSSSQSAKNLGVILDNTLSFSTNIKAVTRSCRFMLYNIRRVRPCLTQEAAQVLIQALVISRLDYCNSLLAGLPACAIKPLQLIQNAAARLVFNLPKFSHVTPLLRALHWLLVEARIRYKTMVLAYGAVRGTAPPYLQALIRPYTQTRALRSSTSGLLSRSSCGERVDQGAA from the coding sequence atgacggatcaccacctcaagctgaacctcggcaagagggagctgctcttcctcccggggaaggactgcccgttccatgatctggccatcacggttgacaactccattgtgtcctcctcccagagtgctaagaaccttggcgtgatcctggacaacaccctgtcgttctcaactaacatcaaggcggtgacccgttcctgtaggttcatgctctacaacattcgcagagtacgaccctgccttacacaggaagcggcgcaggtcctaatccaggcacttgtcatctcccgtctggattactgcaactcgctgttggctgggctccctgcctgtgccattaaacccctacaactcatccagaacgccgcagcccgtctggtgttcaaccttcccaagttctctcacgtcaccccgctcctccgcgctctccactggcttctagttgaagctcgcatccgctacaagaccatggtgcttgcctacggagctgtgaggggaacggcacctccgtaccttcaggctctgatcaggccctacacccaaacaagggcactgcgttcatccacctctggcctgctgtcacggtcgtcttgtggtgaaagagtggaccaaggcgcagcgtga